A stretch of the Natribaculum luteum genome encodes the following:
- a CDS encoding metal-sulfur cluster assembly factor, whose product MSSTSGPDDPATQIAAAGPVEKAVWEALRTVEDPELPVSIVDLGLVYDVSAEDGEVTIDITLTYSGCPARDLIVMDVEKAVQAVPEVKTIDTNIVHSPPWSFERVTDRGRRHLNQHGLAVPGDEAAHEPDCH is encoded by the coding sequence ATGAGTTCGACGTCAGGGCCTGACGACCCTGCAACACAAATCGCGGCTGCCGGTCCGGTCGAAAAAGCAGTCTGGGAGGCGTTACGAACGGTCGAAGATCCCGAACTTCCGGTCAGTATCGTCGACCTGGGACTGGTGTATGATGTTTCCGCCGAAGATGGGGAAGTGACGATCGACATTACGTTGACGTATTCAGGTTGCCCAGCGCGCGATCTGATCGTGATGGACGTCGAGAAAGCAGTCCAAGCGGTGCCGGAAGTGAAAACTATTGATACAAATATAGTTCATTCACCACCGTGGTCGTTCGAGCGTGTTACGGACCGTGGCCGTCGACATCTTAACCAACACGGTCTAGCAGTGCCTGGTGACGAAGCCGCGCATGAACCTGATTGCCACTGA
- the paaC gene encoding 1,2-phenylacetyl-CoA epoxidase subunit PaaC: MTLDDLSTDDRTDVLEFLLALADDDFVAGHRYTDWTAVGPTLEEDNAISSMAQDELGHARLWYDLIEQYRGDDTDDLALNRPAEERRNSVLLEVDHEDFAYAIAHNYLYDTAEKRLLETLLDGEVDALADRAEQILEEETYHREHAEAWLDRLVATEEGRDRLESAFRDALPRAADVFAFDDRRVTRLMDAEILAESPASLRQEWNSDVCQRIAGLPLGITAAEADELLSQPPEQNGRAGEHTDHLASMIDEMHSDNLAGEHPVSRTTPP, from the coding sequence ATGACACTCGACGACCTCAGTACTGACGACCGCACAGACGTACTCGAGTTCCTGCTCGCACTCGCCGATGACGACTTCGTTGCGGGGCACCGCTACACAGACTGGACTGCAGTCGGACCGACGCTAGAGGAAGACAATGCCATCTCTAGCATGGCCCAGGACGAACTCGGCCACGCCCGCCTCTGGTACGACCTGATCGAGCAGTACCGTGGGGACGACACCGACGATCTTGCACTCAACAGACCGGCCGAGGAACGTCGAAATTCGGTTTTGCTCGAGGTGGACCACGAAGACTTCGCGTACGCGATCGCTCACAACTACCTGTATGATACCGCCGAGAAGCGCTTGCTCGAGACGTTGCTGGATGGCGAGGTCGATGCACTGGCCGATCGCGCCGAGCAAATCCTCGAGGAAGAGACCTATCACCGAGAGCACGCCGAGGCCTGGCTCGATCGACTCGTCGCGACCGAAGAAGGTCGCGACCGCCTCGAATCTGCCTTCCGAGATGCACTCCCGCGGGCAGCAGACGTGTTTGCCTTCGACGACCGACGAGTTACACGGCTGATGGATGCTGAAATCTTGGCCGAGAGTCCCGCTTCCCTTCGTCAGGAGTGGAACTCGGACGTTTGCCAGCGAATAGCCGGTCTGCCGCTCGGAATCACTGCCGCGGAAGCCGACGAGTTGTTGTCCCAGCCACCTGAACAAAATGGTCGTGCTGGCGAGCACACAGACCACTTGGCGTCGATGATCGATGAGATGCACTCCGACAACCTCGCAGGCGAGCATCCCGTCTCCCGAACTACCCCACCATGA
- the paaA gene encoding 1,2-phenylacetyl-CoA epoxidase subunit PaaA: protein MELEERIAHGDTIESGDELTDEYRNLVTGMIQFTANSELVGAFTERKWIPKAPSYHRKLALTAKVQDEIGHAQMQYRLAENLGNDREEMLIDLLEGRSGFGNAFHYHADEWIDIALIAWLIDGAAMKLQGSLLKTSYGPYQRVMRRICREEEFHVRHGEHIIREYATGSRAKQERLQEGINRWWPRGMMFFGLSDQQSEKTRRMVELGIKPKTNDELRQEYLADYVPKIRELGFEIPDDQIEYDDEADRWLYTDPDWEEFKMITTKGGPAIPDRLDRRQAAFDDTAWVRDALAAYHGQASSSRLTNNPGMTASD from the coding sequence ATGGAGTTGGAAGAAAGAATTGCACACGGAGACACCATCGAATCCGGCGACGAACTCACTGACGAGTATCGTAATTTGGTGACCGGGATGATCCAATTCACGGCGAACAGCGAATTGGTCGGTGCGTTCACTGAGCGGAAGTGGATCCCGAAGGCCCCCAGTTACCACCGGAAGCTGGCCCTGACTGCGAAGGTTCAGGACGAGATTGGGCACGCTCAGATGCAGTATCGGCTAGCTGAGAATTTAGGTAACGACCGGGAAGAGATGCTTATCGACCTCCTCGAGGGGAGATCCGGGTTCGGTAATGCCTTTCATTACCACGCAGACGAGTGGATCGACATCGCACTAATTGCCTGGCTCATCGATGGAGCGGCGATGAAACTGCAGGGATCACTCCTCAAGACGAGCTACGGACCCTATCAGCGGGTTATGCGACGGATCTGTCGCGAAGAAGAGTTCCACGTGCGCCATGGTGAACACATCATTCGGGAGTACGCGACCGGATCGCGTGCAAAACAAGAGCGGTTACAGGAGGGAATCAACCGCTGGTGGCCCCGTGGCATGATGTTCTTTGGCCTCTCGGATCAACAAAGTGAGAAAACCCGTCGGATGGTCGAGCTGGGGATCAAACCCAAAACGAACGACGAACTTCGGCAAGAGTACCTTGCCGACTACGTGCCGAAGATCAGAGAACTCGGCTTCGAAATACCCGATGACCAGATCGAGTACGATGACGAAGCCGATCGGTGGCTATACACGGACCCCGACTGGGAGGAGTTCAAGATGATCACCACAAAAGGTGGACCAGCGATTCCAGACCGACTCGATCGTAGACAGGCAGCGTTCGACGACACCGCCTGGGTTCGCGATGCCTTAGCTGCATACCACGGACAGGCGTCCTCGAGCAGGCTTACGAACAATCCCGGTATGACAGCCAGTGATTGA
- a CDS encoding helix-turn-helix domain-containing protein: protein MAKPDVPSDSISARDIVILKARVANPTASTRELSKILEDEYGISLSHNRINEILREMSEKDIFKKTILPHENLFRHYLFRIGFYYPNFEEYWEDCYWDLVNDPNILMFFNADSNYQWHAIAQFRTNEQMQRWVHNFFKEHGQLISQFHNTMLHNVHKFQTDAEIFDDILRETEEGRQYLSRKQEKETEQVEAER, encoded by the coding sequence ATGGCAAAACCCGATGTTCCATCTGATTCGATTTCTGCGCGTGATATCGTAATCCTCAAAGCTCGCGTAGCAAATCCGACAGCGTCGACACGAGAACTGAGCAAAATCCTGGAAGACGAATACGGGATATCACTATCACACAACCGGATCAACGAGATCCTGCGGGAGATGTCCGAAAAGGACATCTTCAAAAAAACCATCCTTCCCCACGAGAATCTATTTCGACATTATCTGTTTCGGATCGGGTTCTACTACCCGAACTTCGAAGAGTACTGGGAGGACTGTTACTGGGACCTCGTGAACGATCCAAACATTCTCATGTTCTTCAATGCAGACAGTAACTATCAGTGGCATGCTATCGCTCAATTCCGGACTAACGAACAAATGCAACGGTGGGTCCACAACTTCTTCAAGGAACACGGGCAACTAATTAGTCAGTTCCACAACACAATGTTGCATAATGTTCACAAGTTCCAAACTGATGCCGAGATATTTGACGATATTCTTCGAGAAACTGAGGAAGGTCGGCAGTACCTCTCTCGAAAACAGGAGAAGGAAACAGAACAGGTCGAGGCGGAGAGATGA
- a CDS encoding fumarylacetoacetate hydrolase family protein, which produces MKFVRFDSDHLGVVVDEGIVDLTERLELTSNDPLREYARSDLDASEYTNVTPDYDLDDVRIESPIRRPGKVIAAPLNYEKHVEEALSDKDIVTDDWFTIEDKGYFLKAPSSVVGPEDGIEIPFSDRRIDHEIELAFVIGEDTKDVTADEAWDRILGYTILLDISVRGDQDRSNRKSYDTFTVVGPYVVTPDEIDDPHDLEMELQVNGNTRQQENTSDMIYSCADIVQYASIGATLEAGDLITTGTPEGVGPLTDGDVVDAEIENIGSMTVDVTERDIAFSDVDVEKSQQNN; this is translated from the coding sequence ATGAAGTTCGTTAGATTCGACAGTGATCATCTGGGAGTGGTTGTAGACGAGGGTATCGTTGATCTCACCGAACGACTCGAACTCACGTCAAACGATCCACTCCGTGAGTACGCTCGGAGTGATCTTGATGCAAGCGAGTATACGAACGTGACTCCGGATTACGATCTGGACGACGTTCGAATTGAGTCGCCCATTCGTCGCCCGGGTAAGGTGATCGCAGCGCCACTTAACTACGAAAAGCACGTCGAAGAGGCACTATCGGACAAAGACATCGTCACTGACGACTGGTTCACGATCGAGGACAAGGGATACTTTTTGAAAGCCCCATCGAGCGTCGTCGGTCCCGAAGACGGTATCGAGATTCCGTTCTCGGATCGGCGTATCGATCACGAGATCGAGCTCGCATTCGTCATTGGTGAAGATACGAAAGACGTTACCGCAGACGAGGCGTGGGACCGGATCCTCGGATACACGATCTTGCTCGACATTTCCGTTCGTGGTGATCAGGATCGCTCTAACCGTAAGTCGTACGATACGTTCACCGTCGTAGGTCCCTACGTCGTTACACCTGACGAGATCGACGATCCACATGACCTCGAGATGGAGTTGCAGGTTAACGGCAACACGCGCCAACAGGAAAATACTAGTGACATGATTTATTCGTGTGCGGACATCGTCCAGTACGCTTCGATCGGCGCGACGCTCGAGGCGGGCGACCTCATCACTACTGGAACTCCCGAGGGCGTTGGGCCGCTTACCGATGGTGATGTCGTCGACGCTGAGATCGAAAACATCGGATCGATGACTGTTGACGTCACTGAACGTGATATCGCGTTTTCGGATGTCGACGTCGAGAAGAGCCAGCAAAATAACTGA
- a CDS encoding CoA-binding protein, with product MGLSDLFEPDGIAVVGASKTPGKLGNDAMTNIQSYEGQIYPVNPSSSGSVFGYEFVDSVSKTNADLALCCVPGPALPDVLEECGEAGIGAAVIFAGGFSEVDEDGAQLENTITEIANKYEITLLGPNTAGYIIPHLDFYGSFVPRINEIETGNVGIVAQSGGVGVTAAFQLQREGYGVSAMFGLGNRANTGFAEIIPMLDDDPRTDVIALHIEGTDDVDNVLEVCQNTETPIVAFKVGEEEVGDFVQSHTGAPDQGNERYETAFSTQGLSTATSVTELIDAGRSLADSPTPNGPNVGLVTAQAGPGIMITDYLKQAGAEFPKLTAQTQEKVDEILAGITYKENPVDTGRPMPEFGDVVDAVARDENIDIVLVYEIYEDSLGYPVDELETLAQEVDKPVLFTVAGPNEALADERMQMEEVGIPTFDTPERGANAVAALIDSVTETE from the coding sequence ATGGGTCTCTCCGACCTCTTCGAACCTGACGGTATCGCAGTTGTTGGCGCATCGAAAACGCCCGGAAAACTCGGTAATGATGCGATGACGAACATTCAATCGTACGAGGGTCAAATTTATCCAGTGAACCCTTCGAGTTCCGGGAGTGTCTTTGGGTACGAGTTTGTCGATTCCGTCTCTAAGACGAATGCTGACCTGGCTCTCTGCTGTGTTCCGGGTCCTGCCTTACCAGACGTCCTCGAGGAGTGCGGTGAGGCTGGCATCGGCGCTGCTGTGATTTTCGCCGGCGGTTTCTCCGAGGTCGACGAGGACGGTGCACAGTTAGAAAATACGATCACCGAGATTGCAAATAAATACGAAATTACACTCCTCGGTCCGAATACGGCAGGATACATTATTCCGCATCTCGACTTTTATGGCTCGTTCGTCCCCCGGATCAACGAAATCGAAACCGGGAACGTTGGGATCGTCGCTCAAAGTGGTGGCGTCGGCGTCACTGCAGCGTTCCAGCTCCAGCGTGAAGGATATGGGGTCTCGGCGATGTTCGGTCTCGGGAACCGTGCGAATACCGGGTTCGCAGAGATCATCCCGATGCTCGACGACGATCCCCGAACGGATGTGATCGCCCTCCATATCGAAGGCACCGACGACGTCGACAATGTACTGGAGGTATGCCAGAACACTGAAACACCGATCGTCGCGTTCAAAGTCGGAGAAGAAGAGGTCGGCGACTTCGTGCAGTCTCACACCGGAGCACCGGATCAGGGCAACGAACGATACGAGACAGCATTTTCGACGCAGGGTCTCTCGACGGCCACTTCAGTAACTGAACTAATTGATGCGGGTCGCTCTCTGGCGGATTCGCCAACGCCGAACGGACCGAACGTTGGCCTCGTTACAGCACAGGCTGGGCCCGGCATCATGATCACCGACTATCTCAAACAGGCCGGGGCTGAATTTCCCAAGTTGACGGCACAAACCCAGGAGAAAGTCGACGAGATTCTAGCTGGTATAACGTACAAGGAAAACCCCGTGGACACAGGCCGCCCGATGCCCGAGTTCGGGGACGTCGTCGATGCCGTTGCTCGTGATGAGAACATCGACATCGTACTCGTCTACGAGATCTACGAGGATTCGCTCGGGTATCCCGTCGACGAACTCGAGACGCTCGCCCAAGAGGTGGATAAACCAGTTCTGTTCACGGTCGCTGGACCGAACGAGGCACTTGCCGATGAACGAATGCAAATGGAGGAAGTTGGAATTCCAACGTTCGATACGCCAGAGCGCGGTGCAAACGCGGTTGCAGCACTAATCGACTCGGTCACAGAAACAGAATAA
- a CDS encoding GNAT family N-acetyltransferase, whose protein sequence is MDSCSYWNPESCEGSPHCPPRCPRFLDKLGEPTLISPFTSRYYEDLVAMYLRYDSENRSMGLPPARRELVEAWLDALLDRGVHFVARQAGQLVGHGAYVRSATSEPKVLVFVDTDHYDRGIGSELCRHVVAHAAEAGHESLELDVGSTNERAIHVYRRMGFEIVERRDTTLRMRLPFDSTVVETVRLPPAKR, encoded by the coding sequence ATGGACAGTTGTTCTTACTGGAATCCCGAGTCCTGTGAAGGAAGCCCACATTGTCCACCGCGGTGTCCACGGTTTCTCGACAAACTCGGTGAACCGACTCTAATATCGCCATTCACGTCACGATACTACGAGGATCTCGTCGCCATGTACCTGCGGTACGACTCCGAAAACCGTTCGATGGGGCTCCCGCCGGCGCGACGAGAGCTCGTCGAAGCGTGGCTCGACGCGCTGCTCGATCGGGGAGTCCACTTCGTTGCTCGCCAGGCTGGCCAGCTCGTTGGCCACGGGGCATACGTCCGCTCCGCAACTTCGGAACCGAAGGTCCTCGTCTTCGTCGATACGGATCACTACGATCGCGGAATCGGTAGCGAACTGTGCCGGCATGTGGTTGCACATGCTGCCGAGGCTGGACACGAATCCCTCGAACTCGACGTCGGAAGTACGAACGAACGAGCCATCCACGTTTATCGCCGGATGGGGTTCGAAATCGTAGAACGACGCGATACGACGCTTCGAATGCGACTTCCGTTTGATTCGACCGTTGTCGAAACGGTACGACTCCCTCCAGCGAAACGGTGA
- a CDS encoding alcohol dehydrogenase catalytic domain-containing protein, whose product MREIEAAVVRGSEEHTIEQLQLDDPEPGEVLVDIRATGVCHTDFHAYTSDDTDFPIVLGHEGAGIVEAVGEDVSTVEPGDSVVLWVLPSCGECQYCRSGRPYLCQRRRDVRGRMMDGTHRLHRGNESINHFYAQSSFATMSVVPERQVVPIESDVPHEIAALLGCGVTTGIGSVLNIAEVESGSTVAVFGCGGVGAGTILAASAVSAGTIVAVDLDTETLDTMEDIGATHTVDASSNDPVERVRELTSGVDYAFECIGNPATIRQAVDTLGPGGTTVITGTSASKSIELDLGAFTKGISVIGNIVGFTQPQIDIPRYISMYKNGDLPLEEILSNSFRLDELDDAFAALGEGGDIKNVIEFEPGP is encoded by the coding sequence ATGCGTGAAATCGAGGCAGCAGTCGTTCGCGGGTCCGAAGAACACACGATAGAACAATTGCAACTTGATGACCCCGAGCCAGGTGAAGTTCTCGTCGATATTCGCGCAACAGGGGTTTGTCATACGGATTTCCACGCCTACACCAGTGACGATACTGATTTTCCAATCGTGCTGGGCCACGAGGGCGCAGGTATCGTTGAAGCAGTTGGAGAAGACGTTTCTACCGTCGAGCCGGGCGATTCGGTCGTCCTGTGGGTTCTTCCATCGTGTGGTGAGTGCCAGTACTGCCGTAGCGGTCGACCGTATCTTTGTCAGCGTCGTCGTGACGTCCGGGGGCGGATGATGGACGGGACGCACCGCCTTCACCGCGGCAATGAATCGATCAACCACTTTTACGCCCAGTCCTCGTTCGCGACGATGTCCGTCGTTCCCGAACGCCAGGTAGTCCCGATCGAAAGCGACGTGCCTCATGAAATCGCCGCGCTGCTTGGGTGTGGAGTGACGACGGGTATCGGAAGCGTGTTAAACATCGCCGAAGTCGAAAGTGGGTCTACCGTCGCCGTCTTCGGCTGTGGGGGCGTGGGTGCCGGGACAATTCTTGCCGCCAGCGCGGTGAGCGCAGGGACGATAGTCGCTGTCGATCTGGACACGGAAACGCTGGACACAATGGAAGATATTGGCGCAACTCACACCGTCGACGCGTCTTCGAACGACCCCGTCGAGCGCGTGCGCGAGCTCACAAGCGGTGTCGATTACGCGTTCGAATGTATCGGTAATCCAGCGACGATCAGACAGGCCGTCGATACGCTTGGACCCGGAGGAACCACTGTGATCACCGGAACGAGTGCTTCGAAATCGATCGAGCTAGACCTGGGTGCATTTACAAAGGGCATAAGTGTGATCGGAAACATCGTCGGATTCACACAACCACAGATCGACATTCCTCGATACATTTCGATGTACAAGAACGGCGATCTGCCGCTCGAGGAAATCCTAAGCAACTCGTTCAGACTCGATGAACTCGACGACGCGTTTGCAGCTCTTGGAGAAGGAGGAGATATCAAGAACGTAATCGAGTTCGAACCAGGGCCATAA
- a CDS encoding helix-turn-helix domain-containing protein, with amino-acid sequence MDDDTLNDVEPRDIALLQARIANPTASSRELSDILKEEYDISLSHNHVNTLLREMEDDDLFRRTVVPRRTLFQHYQFRIGFHYPNFKDNWEECHQTLVEDPHVLMFFNADSKYRWQLITQFRATEQMDEWVTEFFEEHGDIIDEFETTSLHNLHKFKTDAAIFDDMLSETEEGRQYLENRGELETELDSETDSASP; translated from the coding sequence ATGGATGACGACACACTAAACGACGTCGAGCCCCGGGATATTGCGCTGCTACAGGCACGGATCGCGAATCCCACCGCATCGAGCCGTGAACTTAGCGACATTCTCAAGGAGGAATACGACATCTCGCTCTCTCACAACCACGTGAACACCCTACTCCGAGAGATGGAAGACGACGATCTGTTTCGGCGGACGGTAGTCCCGCGACGGACGCTCTTCCAACATTACCAGTTCCGAATCGGGTTCCACTATCCGAACTTCAAGGATAACTGGGAGGAGTGTCACCAAACGCTCGTAGAGGATCCCCACGTCCTGATGTTCTTCAACGCCGACAGCAAGTATCGCTGGCAGCTCATCACTCAGTTCCGCGCAACGGAACAGATGGACGAATGGGTGACCGAGTTCTTCGAAGAGCACGGCGATATCATCGACGAGTTCGAGACAACGTCCCTTCACAACCTTCACAAGTTCAAAACCGACGCCGCGATCTTCGACGATATGCTTTCCGAGACCGAAGAGGGGAGACAGTACTTGGAGAACCGCGGCGAACTCGAAACGGAACTCGACTCCGAGACCGATTCCGCGTCGCCGTGA
- a CDS encoding NUDIX hydrolase, with the protein MTDDITNWEVESTDVAYSSGDFDVRRDVVTGLERELSVEYLETADAVTVLPFRRDGRVILAEEWRHSVKRTDVGLPSGQIEPVDDTPADAARRELREETGYEVGRLVSLGSFEPLNSLIDASIHYFVAEECRPTGDRNPDADESIRIRCLSLETARGMVRDGDITDMKTALALLYYSYFEELTSDN; encoded by the coding sequence ATGACTGACGACATCACAAACTGGGAAGTAGAGTCCACCGACGTCGCATACTCGAGCGGCGACTTCGACGTTCGTCGCGACGTCGTAACCGGCCTGGAACGGGAGCTATCGGTCGAGTATCTCGAGACGGCAGACGCCGTCACGGTCCTCCCTTTCAGGCGAGATGGACGAGTGATACTGGCCGAAGAATGGCGACACAGCGTAAAACGCACCGACGTCGGGCTCCCGAGTGGACAGATCGAGCCGGTCGACGACACTCCTGCCGACGCCGCTCGACGGGAACTCCGTGAAGAGACGGGTTACGAGGTCGGTCGACTCGTGTCACTGGGGTCGTTCGAACCTCTTAACAGCCTCATCGACGCGTCGATCCACTACTTTGTGGCAGAAGAGTGCCGGCCGACCGGAGACAGGAATCCGGATGCAGACGAGAGCATTCGGATCCGATGTCTGTCGCTCGAAACTGCACGAGGGATGGTACGCGATGGGGACATCACGGACATGAAAACTGCATTAGCTCTCCTCTACTACTCGTATTTCGAGGAACTTACCTCGGATAATTGA
- a CDS encoding transposase yields the protein MVETTEATQVTRAASSLLFPEINFEIAANGTYPSEEFQQVLARIAFDNEFANTGAKAYQLARGDDISIDATARNPLARALLYHLRGLDADAVDDQFDRVRDAILDEAARNRVFTRPVDVAIDVHDWLYYGDEETPHVCTTNPAQGTDRAYKFATVCIVDPSVRFTLGSVAVEGSDTDELAEAIRQLVSDAREYVDINRLYLDRGFYRVHLALTLENLDVEFLMRAPQTRKVQQFIDEHDSDTFIAEYEMARSNPPTGRTTVRLVVVPHRTRDDDHFCLVTNCDLDVGTDVEIARPLAEAYRRRWGIETSYRKITEFLPRTSSPTFSVRLFYFLFAVALYNLWVLTNLLVTPHRAVGTEPVVPTALFRAFLGQIPYG from the coding sequence ATGGTCGAGACAACCGAAGCAACGCAGGTGACTCGAGCAGCGTCGTCGCTACTATTTCCGGAGATCAACTTCGAGATTGCTGCTAACGGCACCTATCCGAGCGAGGAGTTCCAACAAGTCCTCGCTCGGATTGCCTTCGACAACGAGTTCGCCAACACTGGCGCGAAAGCCTATCAGCTCGCTCGTGGCGACGATATTTCCATTGACGCAACCGCTCGAAATCCGCTCGCACGGGCACTCCTCTACCATTTGCGTGGGCTTGATGCGGATGCGGTCGACGATCAGTTCGACCGCGTCCGCGACGCAATCCTCGACGAAGCGGCTCGCAACCGTGTGTTTACTCGGCCAGTCGACGTCGCAATCGACGTTCACGACTGGCTCTATTACGGAGACGAAGAGACTCCTCACGTCTGCACAACGAATCCAGCGCAGGGTACCGATCGCGCGTACAAGTTCGCTACCGTCTGTATTGTCGATCCGAGCGTCCGATTCACGCTCGGATCGGTAGCGGTGGAGGGGAGCGATACCGACGAGTTGGCGGAGGCGATCCGCCAACTCGTCTCAGACGCCCGCGAGTACGTCGACATCAACCGGCTCTACCTCGATCGTGGCTTCTATCGTGTTCACCTCGCATTGACGCTCGAAAATCTCGACGTTGAGTTCCTAATGCGTGCGCCGCAAACACGAAAGGTACAGCAGTTCATCGATGAGCACGACAGCGACACGTTCATCGCAGAGTACGAGATGGCTCGATCGAATCCGCCGACGGGCCGGACGACAGTCCGGCTCGTCGTCGTTCCGCACCGAACACGAGACGACGATCACTTCTGTCTGGTCACCAACTGCGATCTCGACGTCGGCACTGACGTCGAGATCGCTCGGCCTCTGGCCGAAGCGTATCGCCGTCGCTGGGGCATCGAGACGTCCTATCGAAAGATCACGGAGTTTCTCCCGAGAACGTCGTCACCGACGTTCTCGGTACGGCTGTTCTACTTCCTGTTCGCCGTTGCACTGTACAATCTGTGGGTGTTGACGAATCTGCTCGTAACTCCACATCGGGCGGTCGGGACTGAGCCAGTCGTCCCGACCGCCCTGTTTCGCGCGTTTCTCGGGCAAATACCGTACGGATAA
- the tnpA gene encoding IS200/IS605 family transposase — protein sequence MPRGYSRERTSVHNLHSHFVWCPKYRKPVLTDEVADRLEQLIEEKADELDLDILRLAIQPDHVHLFITGDPKLAPSKIIQQVKGYTSRNLRDEFDFGLPSLWTRSYFVSSAGEVSSQTIEEYIEAQTGR from the coding sequence ATGCCACGCGGGTACAGTCGAGAGCGAACGTCGGTTCACAACCTCCACTCCCACTTCGTGTGGTGCCCGAAGTACCGCAAGCCGGTGCTGACCGACGAGGTTGCCGACCGTCTCGAACAACTCATCGAGGAGAAAGCCGACGAACTCGACCTCGACATTCTCCGACTGGCAATCCAGCCCGACCACGTACACCTGTTCATCACTGGCGACCCGAAACTTGCCCCGAGCAAAATCATCCAGCAGGTCAAGGGCTACACCTCGCGGAATCTCCGCGACGAGTTCGACTTCGGCCTCCCCTCGCTGTGGACACGCTCGTACTTCGTCTCCTCGGCAGGAGAGGTGTCGAGTCAGACCATCGAGGAGTACATCGAAGCACAGACCGGACGATAA
- a CDS encoding RNA-guided endonuclease TnpB family protein, whose protein sequence is MHRDVTTTVRVKLHSLTERKARLIEREYGAFQDAVHGDDKANLYSATKQQAGKVRSNQNPREDTEQPVVLRNDCITIEHDEDTVLSSWWFKLPVYNPETERGDSIWVPVRVPEKDTHLLEDEDESIRDSELVHRDGEWYVHLVCKRSVAVADEYDDVLAVDMGAKWIAVSTFISDRNTQFHGAEVRRVREHYKQLRKSIGKAKVRSGAQVIERLGDKESRTVEHELHQVANELVARARERNAVIVFGEMTGLRFDNDKGRYVNDKTHKMPYAKMANILTYKAHLDGRECLPVNEYDTSVTCWRCGSQNTSREVQGRVECHDCGLDDNGDKNGATNIGKRAVGKNIQSPLSTVGAVVAQPETQVVLEGTTGEMEPANSPDDVGLTLSEGSPRPV, encoded by the coding sequence ATGCATCGAGACGTCACCACCACGGTACGGGTCAAACTCCACTCGCTCACCGAACGTAAAGCCCGACTCATCGAACGCGAGTACGGCGCGTTCCAAGATGCCGTTCACGGTGACGACAAAGCGAACCTCTACTCCGCCACCAAACAACAGGCGGGCAAAGTCCGGTCGAACCAGAACCCGCGAGAGGACACCGAGCAACCTGTCGTTCTCCGCAACGACTGCATCACCATCGAACACGACGAGGACACCGTTCTCTCGTCGTGGTGGTTCAAACTCCCCGTCTACAATCCCGAGACGGAACGCGGGGATAGCATCTGGGTACCCGTCCGCGTCCCCGAGAAGGACACGCACCTCCTCGAAGACGAAGACGAGTCCATCCGCGACTCGGAACTCGTCCACCGGGACGGCGAGTGGTACGTTCACCTCGTCTGCAAGCGGTCTGTGGCCGTCGCAGACGAATACGATGACGTTCTCGCCGTCGATATGGGTGCGAAGTGGATAGCCGTCAGCACGTTCATCTCCGACCGAAACACGCAGTTCCACGGAGCGGAAGTCCGTCGCGTCCGTGAACACTACAAGCAACTCCGCAAGAGCATCGGGAAGGCGAAGGTGCGTTCGGGAGCGCAGGTCATCGAACGCCTCGGGGACAAGGAATCCAGAACGGTCGAACACGAACTGCACCAAGTGGCGAACGAACTCGTCGCTCGCGCTCGGGAGCGCAACGCCGTCATCGTGTTCGGTGAGATGACTGGGTTGCGCTTCGACAACGACAAGGGTCGGTACGTGAACGACAAGACCCACAAGATGCCATACGCGAAGATGGCGAACATCCTCACGTACAAAGCCCATCTCGACGGGCGAGAGTGCCTCCCCGTGAACGAGTACGACACGTCTGTGACGTGTTGGCGGTGTGGGTCGCAGAACACATCGCGGGAAGTGCAGGGGCGTGTCGAGTGCCACGACTGTGGACTGGACGACAACGGCGACAAGAATGGTGCGACGAACATTGGCAAACGAGCCGTCGGTAAGAACATTCAGAGTCCGCTATCGACGGTGGGGGCTGTTGTGGCTCAGCCCGAAACGCAGGTCGTACTCGAAGGAACCACCGGTGAGATGGAACCTGCGAACTCCCCAGACGACGTGGGCCTAACCCTCAGTGAGGGAAGCCCACGACCTGTTTAG